A portion of the Adhaeribacter radiodurans genome contains these proteins:
- a CDS encoding Gfo/Idh/MocA family protein, with protein sequence MNTRRDFLQKLTLSAAVIPFLPGYSPSSLTDFSNHPYQGRVLRVAILGLGSYGTRVADAMQSCKRAKLVGAISGTPAKLKEWQSKYNIPEKNCYNYDNFDQIKNNKDIDVVYVITPNALHKEHVIRVAKAGKHAICEKPLSVNAKDGQAMVDACKAANVKLLVGYRMHFEPKTLEVIRMRKDGEFGKVLFFQGLSGFTIGDPTQWRLNKQLAGGGAMMDIGIYSINGARYMIGEEPVWVTAQETKTNPEKFKEGVDETIQFQLGFPSGAVASCLSTYTMNNLDKFFLNGEKGFAEMQPSTGYGPIKGRTHKGELTQPHMTHQTIQMDEMAAIIFDNKKPVVPVDGEEGVRDLKIIDAIFLAAKTGKKVSLTV encoded by the coding sequence ATGAATACTCGTCGCGACTTTTTACAAAAGCTTACGCTTTCTGCCGCCGTTATACCTTTTTTGCCTGGTTATAGTCCAAGCAGTTTAACCGACTTTTCCAATCACCCGTATCAGGGCCGGGTGCTGCGGGTAGCCATTCTGGGTTTGGGCAGCTACGGCACCCGGGTAGCCGATGCCATGCAATCTTGCAAAAGAGCTAAACTGGTAGGGGCCATTAGCGGCACGCCTGCTAAACTGAAAGAATGGCAAAGCAAGTACAACATACCCGAAAAAAATTGCTACAACTACGATAATTTCGACCAGATAAAGAATAACAAGGATATTGATGTGGTGTACGTAATTACCCCCAATGCCTTGCACAAGGAACATGTAATTCGGGTGGCGAAAGCGGGCAAACACGCTATTTGCGAAAAACCCTTATCCGTTAATGCCAAAGACGGCCAAGCCATGGTAGATGCCTGCAAGGCGGCTAACGTAAAATTATTGGTAGGTTACCGCATGCACTTTGAGCCAAAAACCCTGGAAGTTATCCGGATGCGGAAAGACGGGGAATTTGGGAAAGTATTGTTTTTTCAGGGATTATCGGGCTTTACTATTGGCGACCCTACCCAATGGCGCTTAAACAAGCAACTGGCTGGCGGCGGTGCCATGATGGATATTGGTATTTACTCTATTAACGGTGCCCGGTACATGATTGGGGAAGAACCTGTTTGGGTAACCGCACAAGAAACCAAAACCAATCCGGAGAAATTTAAAGAAGGCGTAGACGAAACTATTCAGTTCCAGTTAGGCTTTCCGAGCGGGGCAGTCGCCTCTTGCTTGTCGACCTACACCATGAATAACTTAGACAAGTTTTTCCTGAACGGCGAAAAGGGATTTGCCGAAATGCAGCCTTCTACGGGTTACGGACCAATTAAAGGCCGGACGCATAAAGGGGAACTAACGCAACCGCACATGACCCACCAAACCATTCAGATGGACGAAATGGCGGCTATTATTTTTGATAACAAAAAGCCGGTTGTACCCGTGGATGGGGAAGAAGGCGTGCGGGATTTAAAAATAATTGATGCTATATTTTTAGCCGCAAAAACCGGTAAAAAAGTAAGTTTAACGGTGTAA
- a CDS encoding S8 family peptidase, translated as MKEKHIILRLARPATRDLFLGGGLVNAREAESLAAGVTVEIEEIERNQISTLSRHADVVAIAPAIPMKLIKPVAVEDVTDPTGQEIAWGVRAVGADTSPFTGSGIVVAVLDTGIDASHPAFAGVSIIQNDFTGEGSGDQHGHGTHCAGTIFGRTTENTRIGVAPGIEKALIGKVLGSQGGSSEQIVSGIQWAVDNGANIISMFLGMDFPGLVKRLQDNGFPTELATSRALEAYRTNVQLFERLVALINAKANFIQPTIVVAAAGNETQRDTNPDFEIAVSPPAVAEGIISVAALGEDPEGFTVAPFSNTGATVSGPGVAVLSAKMGGGFALMSGTSMATPHVAGVAALWAEKIKSTGVFSPAQLTARLISSGNSTGLKAGFDPFDIGAGLVRAPQL; from the coding sequence ATGAAAGAAAAACATATTATTCTACGTTTGGCCCGGCCAGCCACCCGTGACCTTTTTTTAGGAGGAGGCCTTGTAAATGCCCGCGAAGCCGAATCGCTGGCGGCCGGAGTTACCGTAGAAATTGAAGAAATTGAGCGTAATCAAATTTCTACTCTCTCCCGCCATGCCGATGTAGTGGCCATTGCTCCTGCTATACCCATGAAATTAATTAAACCCGTTGCCGTGGAAGATGTAACGGACCCAACTGGCCAAGAAATTGCCTGGGGCGTACGAGCGGTAGGTGCCGATACTTCTCCTTTTACTGGTAGTGGTATTGTAGTAGCCGTACTCGATACGGGCATTGATGCCTCGCACCCGGCTTTTGCCGGCGTGAGCATTATTCAAAACGATTTTACCGGTGAAGGCAGCGGCGACCAGCACGGACATGGTACGCATTGCGCCGGAACTATTTTTGGCAGAACCACCGAAAACACCCGCATTGGCGTGGCTCCCGGCATAGAAAAAGCTTTAATTGGCAAAGTTTTAGGTTCACAGGGCGGCTCCAGCGAACAAATTGTAAGCGGCATACAATGGGCAGTAGATAATGGCGCAAATATTATATCCATGTTCTTAGGGATGGACTTTCCGGGTTTAGTAAAGCGCTTACAAGATAATGGCTTCCCGACGGAACTGGCTACTTCCCGGGCCCTGGAAGCTTACCGGACCAATGTGCAGTTATTCGAACGCTTAGTAGCCCTTATTAACGCAAAAGCTAATTTTATTCAACCAACCATTGTAGTAGCCGCAGCAGGTAACGAAACCCAAAGAGATACCAATCCGGATTTTGAAATTGCGGTCAGTCCTCCGGCGGTGGCAGAAGGTATTATATCCGTGGCAGCGCTCGGCGAAGACCCCGAAGGGTTTACCGTGGCGCCGTTTTCGAATACCGGAGCCACCGTTTCCGGACCGGGAGTAGCCGTGCTTTCAGCCAAAATGGGCGGTGGTTTTGCTTTAATGAGCGGCACCAGTATGGCCACTCCGCACGTAGCGGGAGTAGCTGCCCTCTGGGCCGAAAAAATTAAAAGTACCGGCGTTTTTAGTCCGGCCCAGTTAACTGCCCGTTTAATTAGCTCCGGCAACAGCACCGGTTTAAAGGCCGGCTTCGATCCTTTTGATATTGGTGCCGGTTTAGTGCGGGCTCCGCAATTGTAA
- a CDS encoding metallophosphoesterase: MKNFISIPSDYLPQYDELYVISDLHLGGTTGFQIFNAGKELAKFILFLREKDPEKKIALLINGDVVDFLAEKPASTFDPQGALDKLDRIRNDSSFVMIWDALQSLVATPNRYLIINLGNHDLELALPWVRAHFLQILSQGNEAAQGRITLSFEGAGYICRVGKAQVLCVHGNEVDEWNVADYETIRRIGRDITQGRPVESWIPNAGTQLVIQIMNNLKSKFPFIDLLKPEAQAVLPTLLALDPEQQDKLSAIAATARRLLWDKIKIATGFLGPAAKEAAKELTLLDTDQLAIYPSDAYYLTGKTNNAIDHQQYAAELMNLTEERLRNNVHPVALIEQDLRNQILGFSSAIIKLIRGENRSEVLREALEKLQEDRTFDLKSEDETFHRLDEQMGDNFDFIIAGHTHLERALPRQKKKGWYYNSGTWVQLIQLKKEVLQNQTAFEQVFNSLKAGTMEALKPYVNQRLTVVVITSEGQTTKGQLQHVELNTSGELVFSNIPESKSS, encoded by the coding sequence ATGAAAAATTTCATTTCTATTCCGTCTGATTACTTACCCCAGTACGATGAATTGTACGTTATCTCGGATTTGCATTTGGGAGGTACTACTGGCTTTCAGATTTTTAATGCGGGTAAGGAATTAGCAAAATTTATTTTGTTTTTGCGGGAAAAAGATCCGGAAAAGAAAATTGCTTTGCTGATAAACGGTGATGTAGTGGACTTTCTGGCGGAAAAACCGGCTTCTACTTTCGATCCGCAGGGAGCCCTAGATAAATTAGATCGGATTAGGAATGATTCCTCTTTTGTAATGATTTGGGATGCCTTACAAAGTTTGGTGGCTACTCCCAATCGCTATTTAATAATTAATTTAGGCAATCATGATTTGGAATTGGCGCTGCCTTGGGTGCGGGCGCATTTTCTTCAAATTTTATCTCAGGGTAACGAAGCGGCCCAAGGAAGAATTACTTTATCTTTTGAAGGAGCGGGTTATATTTGCCGCGTAGGCAAGGCCCAGGTACTTTGCGTACATGGCAACGAAGTAGACGAATGGAATGTAGCCGATTACGAAACTATCCGGCGGATTGGTCGGGATATTACCCAAGGGCGACCGGTAGAAAGCTGGATTCCGAATGCCGGCACTCAACTGGTAATTCAAATTATGAATAACCTTAAAAGTAAATTTCCTTTTATTGATTTACTTAAACCCGAAGCGCAGGCAGTACTTCCTACTCTTCTGGCCCTGGATCCGGAACAACAAGATAAGCTAAGTGCTATTGCAGCCACCGCCCGCCGGCTTTTGTGGGATAAAATAAAAATAGCCACTGGTTTTTTAGGCCCGGCAGCAAAAGAAGCAGCAAAAGAACTTACCCTACTGGATACAGACCAGCTAGCAATTTACCCTTCTGATGCCTACTATCTTACCGGAAAAACCAATAATGCAATAGATCACCAACAATACGCAGCCGAGCTAATGAACCTGACGGAGGAAAGGCTACGAAACAACGTACACCCGGTAGCCTTAATCGAGCAGGATTTGCGAAACCAAATTTTGGGTTTTTCTTCGGCCATTATAAAATTAATTAGAGGCGAAAACAGAAGTGAGGTGTTGCGGGAAGCACTCGAAAAGCTTCAGGAAGATCGTACTTTCGACTTAAAATCAGAGGATGAAACCTTCCACCGCTTAGACGAGCAAATGGGCGACAACTTTGATTTTATTATTGCTGGCCATACGCACCTGGAACGAGCTTTACCCCGGCAGAAGAAGAAAGGCTGGTACTATAATAGTGGTACCTGGGTACAGTTAATACAACTTAAAAAAGAAGTATTGCAAAACCAAACTGCTTTTGAGCAGGTATTTAACTCCTTAAAAGCAGGAACCATGGAGGCTCTGAAACCCTACGTAAACCAACGTTTAACGGTAGTAGTTATTACTTCAGAAGGGCAAACAACTAAAGGCCAATTGCAGCACGTTGAACTGAACACTTCCGGAGAGTTGGTATTTAGTAATATTCCTGAAAGTAAATCGAGTTAG
- a CDS encoding CHAT domain-containing protein translates to MRTITLELLRHGPAHNQLLSPLTPYLALCENHGAVTITVPFEHNQFLHRLSALGYKLGEESRIFQLNDTARVLGEILGNIPGLTAESGKDDDSDDNLTHLRLIISASELALLPFELALSPNGLPGSGQHLLLQPQMPICLTREIRRVPGEQLQRPLKPRILFIAASPPEVGEIPVESHLLTLRRLITPWVKYFDTDDKETQRQRIDEHLVFLPGASVEEIEKQCATNTFTHIHILAHGVERRENYDTRFFLALHNAHDPYKTEYISGARLATALRPSQRPDSGGLAKPVVVTLASCDSGNVGSVAGAGASIAHALHESGIPMVVAGQFPLTFAGSVCLTDCLYEGLLWGTDPRRLLYDLRRRLYAQFQDKHDWASLTAYVSLPPNFEQQLAEVQIAQALRSINAAMNHADEATRRVFARIMARRTAADPSSAANQSNEEDVKNLLTNAWEKIKEAKKKLERLLTRLPDKKLEIYGLMASTEKRQAEILFSISRSSFIDDKTRQQNKKESLDLLQKAQDYYWKTFMLDRSQSWALVQYLSLTLLFHKLHFDPNHQHKVAFPDDNEAETEKKLANLHTMAILLSEYDLRNPDRARATWAHSNLIELYLLSSLVQPAPEDAWNQAIKYTYDFLDLAGRDSFAVYSTRRQMLRYVEWFKELADLGNLPLLADEIFNKFPEDVEDAWK, encoded by the coding sequence ATGCGCACCATCACGCTTGAACTATTACGCCACGGTCCGGCCCATAACCAGTTGCTTTCGCCGCTAACGCCTTATCTGGCTTTGTGCGAGAACCACGGGGCGGTTACCATTACCGTGCCGTTTGAGCACAACCAGTTCCTGCACCGATTAAGCGCGCTCGGTTATAAATTAGGCGAAGAATCCAGAATTTTTCAATTAAATGATACCGCCCGGGTTCTGGGCGAGATTTTGGGCAACATTCCCGGTTTAACCGCTGAATCGGGTAAAGACGATGATTCGGATGATAATTTAACGCACTTGCGGCTGATTATTTCGGCTTCGGAACTGGCCTTATTGCCTTTTGAGTTGGCTTTGTCGCCGAATGGTTTGCCCGGCTCTGGTCAGCATTTGTTATTACAGCCCCAAATGCCCATTTGCTTAACCCGCGAAATCCGCCGGGTTCCCGGCGAACAATTGCAACGGCCTTTAAAACCCCGCATTCTTTTTATTGCCGCTTCTCCGCCGGAGGTGGGAGAAATACCCGTAGAATCGCATTTGTTAACTTTGCGCCGATTAATTACGCCCTGGGTTAAATATTTTGATACCGACGACAAAGAAACGCAACGGCAGCGCATTGATGAGCATCTGGTTTTCCTGCCGGGTGCCTCCGTTGAAGAAATAGAAAAACAATGCGCTACCAATACTTTTACGCACATTCATATTCTGGCGCACGGGGTAGAACGCCGCGAAAACTACGATACCCGTTTTTTTCTGGCTTTACACAATGCCCATGATCCTTACAAAACCGAGTACATTAGTGGCGCACGTTTGGCCACCGCTTTACGCCCTTCTCAACGGCCCGATAGTGGCGGATTAGCCAAGCCGGTGGTAGTAACGCTTGCCAGTTGCGATAGCGGCAATGTAGGTTCGGTAGCGGGAGCGGGAGCCAGTATTGCCCATGCCTTGCACGAATCGGGCATTCCCATGGTGGTGGCAGGTCAGTTTCCGCTTACTTTTGCCGGTTCCGTTTGTTTAACCGATTGTTTGTACGAAGGATTACTCTGGGGTACGGACCCGCGGAGGCTGCTCTACGATTTACGACGGCGACTTTACGCTCAATTTCAGGATAAACACGATTGGGCCAGTCTTACTGCTTACGTATCGCTGCCGCCCAACTTTGAGCAACAATTGGCAGAAGTGCAAATTGCCCAGGCTTTACGCAGTATTAATGCCGCCATGAATCACGCCGACGAAGCTACCCGGCGGGTCTTTGCTCGCATTATGGCCCGACGCACGGCGGCCGATCCCAGTTCGGCTGCGAACCAAAGCAACGAAGAGGATGTAAAAAATTTATTAACCAATGCCTGGGAAAAAATAAAAGAAGCCAAGAAAAAACTCGAACGTTTGTTAACCCGCCTCCCCGATAAAAAATTAGAAATTTACGGGTTAATGGCGAGTACTGAGAAACGGCAAGCCGAAATTCTATTTTCCATCTCCCGCAGTTCATTCATAGATGATAAAACCCGTCAGCAAAACAAAAAAGAATCGCTCGACTTGCTGCAAAAAGCCCAGGATTATTATTGGAAAACTTTTATGCTTGATCGCTCTCAAAGCTGGGCTTTAGTGCAATATCTATCGCTTACCTTGCTCTTTCACAAGCTGCATTTCGACCCTAACCACCAGCACAAAGTTGCCTTCCCGGATGACAACGAAGCCGAAACCGAAAAAAAATTAGCAAATCTGCATACCATGGCTATCCTGTTATCGGAATATGATTTACGTAACCCGGATCGTGCCCGGGCCACTTGGGCGCACAGCAACTTAATTGAATTATATTTACTTTCTTCCCTCGTGCAACCTGCTCCCGAAGATGCCTGGAATCAAGCTATAAAATATACTTATGATTTTCTGGATCTGGCGGGCCGCGATTCTTTTGCCGTTTATTCTACCCGCCGGCAAATGCTGCGCTATGTAGAATGGTTTAAAGAATTAGCTGATTTGGGTAACCTGCCTCTACTGGCCGATGAAATTTTTAATAAGTTTCCGGAAGATGTTGAGGATGCCTGGAAGTAA
- a CDS encoding alpha/beta fold hydrolase, translating into MNSQNYTVKNHEVEVIPFTASDGFLCNLINLKSAKVPDKGPVLLVHGAGVRASIFLAPVPQNIVEFLTEAGFDVWLENWRASIDFAPNPWTLDQAALYDHPAAVKKIVELTGAKTIKAIIHCQGSTSFMMAAVQGLLPEVSTIVSNAVSLHPVVPPFSRFKLGYMVPVVGGLTSYLNPQWGLHAPTLTAKMLNALVKLTHHECENQVCKQVSFTYGTGFPALWRHENLNEETHEWLKQEFAHVPLTFYKQMKQSVRAGHLLSAGETGEKSKKVISYVANQPATQARISFFAGEQNLCFLPSSQVKSYQYFNHLRRNFHKLRLIPRYSHLDIFMGKEAYRDVFPLMLQDLSN; encoded by the coding sequence ATGAACAGCCAAAATTACACGGTAAAAAATCACGAGGTAGAAGTAATTCCCTTTACTGCCTCAGATGGTTTTTTGTGCAACCTCATTAATTTAAAATCGGCCAAAGTACCCGATAAAGGCCCGGTTTTACTGGTACACGGTGCCGGGGTACGAGCCAGCATTTTTTTGGCTCCGGTGCCGCAAAATATTGTGGAATTTTTAACCGAGGCCGGTTTCGATGTATGGCTGGAAAACTGGCGTGCCAGTATCGACTTTGCCCCTAACCCATGGACCCTCGACCAGGCGGCTTTATACGACCATCCGGCGGCGGTTAAAAAAATAGTAGAATTAACCGGGGCTAAAACCATTAAAGCCATTATTCATTGCCAGGGGTCTACCAGTTTTATGATGGCGGCGGTGCAAGGTTTATTACCCGAGGTAAGTACGATTGTGTCGAATGCGGTATCACTGCACCCGGTAGTACCTCCTTTTTCCCGGTTTAAATTAGGTTATATGGTACCCGTAGTGGGCGGACTTACTTCTTACCTGAACCCACAATGGGGGCTCCACGCGCCTACCCTTACGGCTAAAATGCTGAATGCTCTGGTAAAACTCACCCACCACGAATGCGAAAACCAGGTGTGCAAACAGGTAAGTTTTACTTATGGTACGGGCTTTCCGGCCCTTTGGCGGCACGAGAACCTGAACGAAGAAACCCACGAATGGCTAAAGCAGGAATTTGCGCACGTACCCTTAACTTTTTACAAACAGATGAAACAGTCGGTACGAGCGGGACATTTGCTATCGGCGGGAGAAACGGGAGAAAAAAGTAAAAAAGTAATTTCGTATGTCGCAAATCAACCGGCTACCCAAGCTCGCATCTCGTTTTTTGCCGGCGAACAAAACTTGTGCTTTTTGCCCTCCAGTCAGGTAAAAAGTTACCAATACTTCAACCACCTCCGGCGCAATTTTCACAAACTTCGCCTTATTCCCCGCTACAGTCACCTGGATATTTTTATGGGAAAAGAAGCTTACCGCGATGTTTTTCCGCTGATGCTACAAGATTTAAGTAATTAG
- a CDS encoding acetoacetate decarboxylase family protein: MAIPKRLLKQTGRFARVDGIPYALPVNSDNAAVIMAAFPANYEIARSLLPGNEVHPVRLLNGKAVFLVTVVDYRKTDIGKYIEYSIALACTHGSRPAPKLLPALFIKSYQTGQYILDLPVSTEISVKGGKGIWGMPKHQANLDFIEGLDLISAQYDLEGEMVMRLDVNRPSGLKLPINMGAANYCQFRGMLMKSYIYFKGKASITLNKKNAASVTFGNHPKATILKNLQVENQPLFTAYIPKATGVLDDYFESWFLSYPQLPTTGPEGLESVIDLGLGEEWLENPNRMRVTKPQIAGA; encoded by the coding sequence ATGGCTATCCCTAAAAGATTATTAAAGCAGACCGGTAGATTTGCCCGGGTAGATGGCATCCCCTATGCTTTACCGGTAAACTCAGATAATGCGGCGGTAATTATGGCCGCATTCCCGGCTAACTACGAAATAGCCCGGTCTTTATTGCCAGGCAACGAAGTGCATCCGGTACGTTTGTTAAATGGCAAAGCTGTTTTTTTAGTTACCGTAGTAGATTACCGGAAAACCGATATTGGTAAATACATTGAATACAGCATTGCTTTAGCCTGCACCCACGGTTCCCGGCCGGCGCCGAAATTGCTGCCGGCTTTATTTATAAAATCTTACCAAACCGGGCAGTACATTTTAGATTTACCCGTTAGCACCGAAATTTCGGTAAAAGGCGGTAAAGGAATTTGGGGCATGCCCAAGCACCAGGCCAACCTGGATTTTATCGAAGGCTTGGACCTGATTAGTGCGCAATACGATTTAGAAGGAGAAATGGTAATGCGGCTGGATGTAAACCGTCCGTCGGGCTTAAAGCTGCCCATAAACATGGGAGCCGCTAATTATTGCCAGTTCCGGGGTATGCTCATGAAATCCTATATCTATTTTAAAGGCAAAGCCAGCATTACTTTAAATAAGAAAAACGCAGCCAGTGTTACCTTTGGCAATCACCCTAAAGCCACCATTTTAAAAAATCTGCAAGTAGAAAACCAGCCGCTCTTTACCGCCTATATTCCTAAAGCCACCGGCGTGCTCGACGATTATTTTGAAAGTTGGTTTTTGAGTTATCCGCAATTACCCACCACCGGGCCCGAAGGTTTAGAAAGTGTGATTGATTTAGGTTTAGGCGAAGAATGGCTCGAAAATCCTAACCGGATGCGCGTTACTAAACCCCAGATAGCTGGAGCTTAA
- a CDS encoding DUF1772 domain-containing protein — translation MINQTKKLLLGINHSLLFLCTAMYLGTGWSLVLFSFPVSDQLTPANYYLQFVPQVTAATKFFTYMTLVMIGASLIMIIAEWRSNLRWYPIGVLLGVTMATALTIIYIIPYNEQMSAGITNEDILRDVLQKWMRLNVIRVSLWTAQWLCMMAYFFTKYLNYDTGTTAYRTYYAKAKMAL, via the coding sequence ATGATAAACCAAACAAAAAAATTACTACTAGGAATCAATCATTCTCTTTTATTCTTATGTACCGCCATGTATTTGGGCACCGGTTGGTCATTGGTTTTATTTTCCTTTCCGGTTTCCGACCAGCTCACTCCCGCTAATTATTACCTGCAGTTTGTGCCGCAAGTAACCGCCGCTACTAAATTTTTCACCTACATGACTTTGGTAATGATTGGCGCCTCCCTGATTATGATTATTGCCGAATGGCGAAGCAACCTGCGGTGGTATCCTATTGGCGTATTACTCGGCGTAACTATGGCTACTGCTCTCACCATCATTTACATTATTCCTTACAACGAGCAAATGAGTGCCGGTATAACCAATGAAGATATTCTGCGCGATGTTCTGCAAAAATGGATGCGGCTAAACGTGATTCGCGTGAGCCTCTGGACGGCGCAGTGGCTTTGCATGATGGCTTATTTTTTTACTAAATACCTGAACTATGATACTGGAACAACTGCCTACCGCACCTATTACGCAAAAGCAAAAATGGCTCTATAA
- a CDS encoding patatin, producing MILEQLPTAPITQKQKWLYKIILFIAWITILSGLGQVLAAPFILNLVGADQDKTSAHFFAIIGMFMFLFGGLLVQVLTSRRKDPTPVFWCALQKLGAALAVGLGVYHAVFSAIVLGIAAFDLLSGVLLIIYWRNLDHYNNW from the coding sequence ATGATACTGGAACAACTGCCTACCGCACCTATTACGCAAAAGCAAAAATGGCTCTATAAAATTATTTTGTTCATTGCCTGGATAACCATCCTGAGTGGCTTAGGCCAGGTACTGGCTGCCCCTTTTATCTTAAACCTGGTGGGGGCCGATCAAGATAAAACCAGTGCGCACTTTTTTGCCATTATTGGCATGTTTATGTTTTTATTCGGTGGCTTGCTGGTGCAAGTATTAACTAGCCGCCGAAAAGATCCTACCCCCGTTTTCTGGTGTGCCTTGCAAAAATTGGGGGCCGCTCTTGCCGTAGGTTTAGGAGTGTACCACGCTGTATTTAGCGCCATAGTCTTAGGTATTGCCGCTTTCGATTTATTATCGGGAGTATTATTAATTATTTATTGGCGAAACCTGGACCATTATAACAACTGGTGA
- a CDS encoding DUF4345 family protein — translation MKFLAYFFFYTYVGLLLLAGIWGAFGAARLDQELLFQFNVKQVNATTAASILTQYRFLRLLEFGFGLFAIQFRKEIFSITPFNRLFTGIMFLGALVRVLSYFADGPPLWIFYFFATYEMAGVLLIFLYTRHKLLPYNG, via the coding sequence ATGAAATTCCTGGCCTATTTCTTCTTCTATACTTACGTGGGCTTACTCCTGCTAGCGGGTATTTGGGGAGCATTTGGCGCAGCCAGATTAGATCAGGAATTACTTTTTCAATTTAATGTAAAGCAGGTAAATGCCACTACAGCGGCCAGTATTTTAACGCAATACCGGTTTTTACGACTGCTCGAATTTGGGTTTGGCTTGTTTGCTATTCAATTCCGGAAAGAGATTTTTTCCATAACTCCTTTTAACCGGTTGTTTACCGGCATTATGTTTTTAGGAGCCTTGGTGCGGGTATTATCTTATTTTGCAGATGGCCCGCCGCTTTGGATATTTTACTTTTTTGCCACTTACGAAATGGCAGGTGTGTTGCTGATTTTCCTTTACACCCGCCACAAATTATTACCTTATAATGGTTAA
- a CDS encoding patatin-like phospholipase family protein has product MVKSNSLPFRVPAGYQGPKRSLILAGGGMRLAYQAGVLKALEEHGLCFHHADGTSGGIFNVAMLLSGLTTDQICQNWRTLRIKDFVSYFPFKEYLNPFRLMAFGDADGLLHKVFPHLGINITKINTEPDITGTFNVCNYSYKINEAIPHQQVSLSHLIAGVSLPIFMPAVQINNDWYIDAVWIKDANLMEAIKRGAEEIWLVWAIGNEHQYRKGSFNQYVHMIEMSANGALFAEFDYLNELNNRIRKGDSPYGQKNLIQLHIVKPEYPLPLDTDLYFNKINTTTLIDLGYADAKNYLLNNRKNPAAPSPHSTKMKSPGVGFSLRFKLTGNLFNQITTIHLSLTLPDIAIFMQTEEPYQLAANIYLSQQSRFCYGYNGTFFTKNNADQTNKQVEFGFQVQVEDQKYYLRGQVDLNADRLHKYQIPISLYQGASTAGTLLSTTIFTITPADYKYFRKSLQFYHTPNWWAKRKASRALQNYFLTYKQMRFTL; this is encoded by the coding sequence ATGGTTAAATCAAATTCCTTACCGTTCCGGGTTCCGGCAGGTTACCAAGGGCCAAAACGTTCCTTAATTTTGGCGGGTGGCGGTATGCGGTTGGCTTATCAGGCTGGCGTATTAAAAGCGCTTGAAGAACATGGCCTGTGCTTTCACCATGCCGACGGCACTTCCGGGGGAATTTTTAACGTAGCCATGCTGCTATCCGGACTCACTACTGACCAAATATGCCAGAATTGGCGCACCCTGCGCATAAAAGATTTTGTATCTTATTTTCCGTTTAAAGAATACCTCAATCCTTTCCGGTTAATGGCCTTTGGTGATGCTGATGGTTTGCTGCATAAAGTTTTTCCGCACTTGGGCATAAATATTACCAAAATAAACACCGAGCCAGATATTACCGGCACTTTCAACGTTTGTAATTATTCTTATAAAATAAATGAAGCCATACCCCATCAACAGGTAAGTCTTTCTCATCTAATAGCGGGCGTATCGCTGCCTATTTTTATGCCAGCCGTTCAAATTAACAACGACTGGTACATCGATGCTGTCTGGATAAAAGATGCCAACCTGATGGAAGCCATTAAAAGAGGCGCCGAAGAAATCTGGCTCGTTTGGGCTATTGGCAATGAACACCAATACCGGAAAGGTTCTTTTAACCAATACGTTCACATGATTGAGATGAGCGCCAACGGTGCTCTATTCGCGGAATTTGACTATTTAAACGAACTAAATAACCGGATTAGAAAAGGAGATTCGCCTTACGGACAGAAAAATTTAATTCAGCTGCATATCGTCAAGCCCGAGTATCCCCTCCCCTTAGATACCGATTTGTATTTTAATAAAATAAACACCACCACGCTTATTGATTTGGGGTACGCCGATGCCAAAAACTATTTATTGAACAATAGGAAAAACCCGGCCGCACCTTCGCCCCATTCCACTAAAATGAAATCTCCGGGCGTTGGTTTTTCGCTGCGATTTAAATTAACTGGCAACTTATTCAACCAAATTACTACTATTCATCTATCGCTCACCCTGCCGGATATAGCTATTTTTATGCAGACGGAAGAGCCTTACCAATTAGCAGCGAATATCTATTTAAGCCAGCAATCAAGATTCTGCTATGGCTACAATGGTACTTTTTTTACTAAAAACAATGCCGATCAAACCAATAAACAAGTTGAATTCGGATTTCAGGTTCAAGTAGAAGATCAAAAGTATTACCTCCGCGGCCAGGTTGATTTAAACGCTGACCGGTTACATAAATATCAAATTCCTATTAGTTTATACCAAGGCGCTAGTACCGCCGGCACCTTGCTTTCTACTACTATTTTTACCATTACTCCTGCGGATTATAAGTACTTCCGGAAAAGCCTACAATTTTACCATACCCCTAACTGGTGGGCGAAAAGAAAAGCCAGCCGGGCTTTGCAAAACTATTTTTTAACCTATAAACAAATGCGGTTCACTTTATAA